The Phacochoerus africanus isolate WHEZ1 chromosome 15, ROS_Pafr_v1, whole genome shotgun sequence genome has a segment encoding these proteins:
- the FZD10 gene encoding frizzled-10, which yields MQRPSPRLWLVLQVMGSCAAISSMDMERPGDGKCQPIEIPMCKDIGYNMTRMPNLMGHENQREAAIQLHEFAPLVEYGCHGHLRFFLCSLYAPMCTEQVSTPIPACRVMCEQARLKCSPIMEQFNFKWPDSLDCSKLPNKNDPNYLCMEAPNNGSDEPARGSGMFPPLFRPQRPHSAQEHQLKDGGPGRAGCDNPGKFHHVEKSASCAPLCTPGVDVYWSRDDKHFAVVWLAVWSVLCFFSSAFTVLTFLIDPARFRYPERPIIFLSMCYCVYSVGYIIRLFAGAESIACDRDIGQLYVIQEGLESTGCTLVFLVLYYFGMASSLWWVILTLTWFLAAGKKWGHEAIEANSSYFHLAAWAIPAVKTILILVMRRVAGDELTGVCYVGSMDINALTGFVLIPLACYLIIGTSFILSGFVALFHIRRVMKTGGENTDKLEKLMVRIGVFSVLYTVPATCVIACYFYERLNVEYWKILATQHKCQMNNQTKNLDCLMAASIPAVEIFMVKIFMLLVVGITSGMWIWTSKTLQSWQNVCSRRFKKKSRRKPASVITSSGIYKKAQHPQKTHLGKYEIPAQPPTCV from the coding sequence ATGCAGCGCCCGAGCCCCCGTCTGTGGCTGGTCCTGCAGGTGATGGGCTCGTGCGCCGCCATCAGCTCCATGGACATGGAGCGTCCGGGCGACGGCAAGTGCCAGCCCATCGAGATCCCGATGTGCAAGGACATTGGCTACAACATGACCCGCATGCCCAACCTGATGGGCCACGAGAACCAGCGCGAGGCCGCCATCCAGCTGCACGAGTTCGCGCCGCTGGTGGAGTACGGCTGCCACGGCCACCTCCGCTTCTTTCTGTGCTCCTTGTACGCGCCCATGTGCACCGAGCAAgtctccacccccatccccgccTGCCGAGTCATGTGCGAGCAGGCCCGGCTCAAGTGCTCCCCGATCATGGAGCAGTTCAACTTCAAGTGGCCCGACTCCCTGGACTGCAGCAAACTCCCCAACAAGAACGACCCCAATTACCTGTGTATGGAGGCGCCCAATAACGGCTCGGACGAGCCCGCGCGGGGCTCGGGCATGTTCCCTCCGCTCTTCCGGCCGCAGCGGCCCCACAGCGCGCAGGAGCACCAGCTGAAGGATGGGGGGCCGGGACGCGCCGGCTGCGACAACCCTGGCAAGTTCCACCACGTGGAGAAGAGTGCGTCGTGCGCGCCGCTCTGCACGCCGGGCGTGGACGTGTACTGGAGTCGCGACGACAAGCACTTCGCGGTGGTCTGGCTGGCCGTCTGGTCCGTGCTCTGCTTCTTCTCCAGCGCTTTCACCGTGCTCACCTTCCTCATCGACCCGGCGCGCTTCAGGTACCCCGAGCGCCCCATCATCTTCCTCTCCATGTGCTACTGCGTCTACTCGGTGGGCTACATCATCCGCCTCTTTGCCGGCGCCGAGAGCATCGCCTGCGACCGGGACATCGGGCAGCTCTACGTCATTCAGGAGGGCCTGGAGAGCACGGGCTGCACTCTGGTCTTTCTGGTCCTCTACTACTTCGGAATGGCCAGCTCCCTGTGGTGGGTGATTCTCACTCTCACCTGGTTCCTGGCTGCGGGCAAGAAGTGGGGCCACGAGGCCATCGAGGCCAACAGCAGCTACTTCCACCTGGCCGCCTGGGCCATCCCGGCGGTAAAGACCATCCTGATCCTGGTGATGCGCAGGGTGGCGGGGGACGAGCTGACCGGTGTCTGTTACGTGGGCAGCATGGACATCAACGCCCTCACCGGCTTCGTCCTGATCCCGCTGGCCTGTTACCTCATCATCGGCACCTCCTTTATTCTCTCGGGCTTTGTGGCTCTTTTCCACATCCGGAGGGTGATGAAAACGGGTGGGGAAAACACGGACAAACTCGAGAAGCTCATGGTGAGGATCGGGGTCTTTTCTGTGCTCTACACGGTGCCAGCCACCTGTGTGATTGCCTGCTACTTTTACGAACGCCTCAACGTGGAGTATTGGAAAATCCTGGCCACGCAGCACAAATGCCAAATGAACAACCAGACTAAAAACCTGGACTGTCTGATGGCCGCCTCCATCCCCGCGGTGGAAATCTTCATGGTGAAGATTTTCATGCTGCTGGTGGTGGGTATCACCAGCGGCATGTGGATCTGGACCTCCAAGACTCTGCAGTCCTGGCAGAATGTTTGCAGCCGCAGGTTCAAGAAAAAGAGCCGGCGAAAACCGGCCAGCGTGATCACTAGCAGTGGAATTTACAAAAAAGCCCAGCATCCCCAAAAAACCCATCTGGGGAAATATGAAATCCCCGCCCAGCCTCCCACCTGTGTGTGA
- the LOC125116919 gene encoding translation initiation factor IF-2-like, with amino-acid sequence MVASEVPPAGRSAALSAAAPGLRLLALAPRPRSGPRPCPPSPARAVRTAPPHPPPPPPAPLSARGLRRGGAAEERSKVCEQYREASGAPEPSARGPARAATQGRRRKLWPLVGARGGATRDGGRRGRTGARGSQRLRPPRAGLCRAKPAAVPRSGPRLRRLAKRQRGKKPSGDRPRPRAARPAPPLLCMRKRSAGLPTPAVRRRPPAPRPCPPPSCASRPPLLHSLRQPPTWPVGASPPVPPFPGSSRDRPPQPKGSGVIGG; translated from the coding sequence ATGGTGGCGTCGGAGGTGCCCCCCGCGGGGAGGTCCGCTGCCCTCAGCGCCGCCGCTCCAGGGCTCCGGCTGCTGGCCCTGGCTCCTCGTCCCCGCTCGGGCCCCCGCCCATGCCCGCCCAGCCCAGCCCGAGCGGTGCGCacagcgcccccccaccccccaccgccgcccccggccccgctcTCCGCGCGCGGCCTCCGCCGAGGTGGAGCCGCGGAGGAGAGGAGCAAAGTTTGCGAACAATACCGGGAAGCGAGCGGAGCCCCGGAGCCCTCGGCGCGCGGCCCGGCGCGGGCTGCAACTCAGGGCCGCCGCCGCAAACTTTGGCCTCTCGTGGGAGCGCGCGGCGGCGCGACCAGAGACGGCGGGAGGCGCGGGCGCACGGGGGCCCGCGGCTCGCAGCGGCTCCGCCCTCCCCGCGCCGGCCTCTGCCGGGCCAAGCCCGCAGCTGTTCCGAGGTCTGGTCCCAGGCTGAGAAGACTCGCAAAAAGGCAAAGAGGGAAAAAGCCGAGCGGTgacaggccccgcccccgggccgcgcgccccgccccgccgctgCTTTGCATGAGAAAGCGCAGCGCCGGGCTGCCCACTCCCGCCGTCCGCCGCCGGCCTCCAGCCCCGCGGCCCTGTCCGCCGCCCTCCTGTGCGTCTCGCCCGCCGCTCCTTCACTCTCTCCGCCAGCCTCCAACTTGGCCTGTCGGTGCTTCCCCGCCTGTGCCCCCTTTCCCTGGGAGCTCCCGGGATCGTCCTCCGCAGCCCAAGGGCTCCGGGGTTATTGGGGGTTAG